A part of Carassius carassius chromosome 32, fCarCar2.1, whole genome shotgun sequence genomic DNA contains:
- the LOC132112773 gene encoding transcription factor E2F2-like isoform X2 — protein sequence MFSAVRTDFFNTGLSSPPMNSVPAGYFTQIGNTTAAEQRPNCLYATPHGPEPKPMRTSSGRLPAKRRLDLEEPIYLPEFRTPKGKGNSACARAPSPKTPKSPGERTRYDTSLGLLTKKFVGLLSESADGVLDLNWATEVLEVQKRRIYDITNVLEGVQLIRKKSKNNIQWLVSGVFEGSSSNLEKTSALKKELSELDRQEKSLDDLILSSSTRLRELTEHKDNQRLGYVTYQDIRTISSLKDQTVIAVKAPSETKLEVPEASEGSLQIYLKSKNGPIEVYLCPEECLEDASPIKNTTPRKDYPQTPSATTPSDFPPAKPQPVEGLPLKPQPSMTGTSGSTSLLDVEGILDLPPSLLQITEDQLPGIAFTSDASGPFVNFSPQLSHDDYLWGLEDGEGVSDFFDTYDLGDLLKT from the exons ATGTTCTCCGCGGTGAGGACGGATTTTTTCAACACGGGACTCTCAAGCCCACCGATGAATTCGGTACCGGCTGGATACTTCACTCAAATCGGGAACACGACAGCTGCGGAGCAGAGACCCAACTGTTTGTACGCGACCCCCCACGGGCCGGAGCCTAAGCCGATGCGGACCTCTTCCGGACGGCTGCCG GCCAAAAGAAGACTAGATCTAGAAGAGCCGATTTATCTCCCAGAATTCCGCACACCTAAAGGGAAAGGAAACTCTGCATGTGCAAGGGCACCAAGCCCCAAAA CTCCCAAGTCTCCAGGGGAGCGCACACGTTATGACACTTCCCTTGGCCTGCTGACTAAGAAATTTGTGGGCTTGCTGAGTGAATCAGCTGATGGGGTTCTGGATCTGAACTGGGCCACAGAAGTTCTGGAGGTTCAGAAGAGACGGATATATGACATCACAAATGTTTTAGAGGGTGTGCAACTCATCCGCAAGAAATCCAAAAACAACATCCAGTGGCT TGTCAGTGGAGTGTTTGAGGGCTCATCCTCCAATTTAGAGAAGACCAGCGCTCTCAAGAAAGAGCTTTCTGAGCTGGACAGGCAGGAAAAATCTCTGGACGACCTCATTCTATCCAGCTCAACACGGCTACGTGAACTGACAGAGCACAAGGACAACCAAAGAT TAGGATATGTGACCTATCAGGACATTCGTACCATAAGCAGCTTGAAAGATCAGACTGTGATTGCTGTGAAAGCACCATCTGAAACCAAACTGGAAGTTccagaagcatctgag GGCTCGCTGCAGATTTACTTGAAAAGCAAGAATGGCCCAATTGAGGTGTACTTGTGTCCTGAAGAATGTTTGGAGGATGCTAGTCCCATCAAGAACACCACACCCAGAAAAGATTACCCACAAACCCCCAGCGCCACCACACCCTCTGACTTCCCACCTGCCAAACCCCAGCCAGTCGAAG GTTTGCCTTTAAAGCCTCAGCCTTCGATGACTGGCACCAGCGGCAGCACCTCCCTGCTCGATGTGGAGGGGATTCTGGATCTTCCTCCCAGCCTTCTCCAGATCACTGAAGACCAGCTGCCTGGGATTGCATTCACATCCGATGCTTCTGGGCCCTTTGTTAACTTTTCTCCTCAGCTCAGCCACGACGACTACCTCTGGGGTCTGGAGGATGGAGAAGGAGTTTCTGACTTCTTTGACACATACGATCTGGGAGATCTGCTTAAAACATGA
- the LOC132112773 gene encoding transcription factor E2F2-like isoform X1 translates to MMRIPRGISPASGRGAVSGLSCPQKKMFSAVRTDFFNTGLSSPPMNSVPAGYFTQIGNTTAAEQRPNCLYATPHGPEPKPMRTSSGRLPAKRRLDLEEPIYLPEFRTPKGKGNSACARAPSPKTPKSPGERTRYDTSLGLLTKKFVGLLSESADGVLDLNWATEVLEVQKRRIYDITNVLEGVQLIRKKSKNNIQWLVSGVFEGSSSNLEKTSALKKELSELDRQEKSLDDLILSSSTRLRELTEHKDNQRLGYVTYQDIRTISSLKDQTVIAVKAPSETKLEVPEASEGSLQIYLKSKNGPIEVYLCPEECLEDASPIKNTTPRKDYPQTPSATTPSDFPPAKPQPVEGLPLKPQPSMTGTSGSTSLLDVEGILDLPPSLLQITEDQLPGIAFTSDASGPFVNFSPQLSHDDYLWGLEDGEGVSDFFDTYDLGDLLKT, encoded by the exons ATGATGCGGATACCCAGAGGGATTTCTCCAGCTTCTGGAAGAGGCGCAGTATCTGGGCTCTCGTGCCCGCAGAAGAAAATGTTCTCCGCGGTGAGGACGGATTTTTTCAACACGGGACTCTCAAGCCCACCGATGAATTCGGTACCGGCTGGATACTTCACTCAAATCGGGAACACGACAGCTGCGGAGCAGAGACCCAACTGTTTGTACGCGACCCCCCACGGGCCGGAGCCTAAGCCGATGCGGACCTCTTCCGGACGGCTGCCG GCCAAAAGAAGACTAGATCTAGAAGAGCCGATTTATCTCCCAGAATTCCGCACACCTAAAGGGAAAGGAAACTCTGCATGTGCAAGGGCACCAAGCCCCAAAA CTCCCAAGTCTCCAGGGGAGCGCACACGTTATGACACTTCCCTTGGCCTGCTGACTAAGAAATTTGTGGGCTTGCTGAGTGAATCAGCTGATGGGGTTCTGGATCTGAACTGGGCCACAGAAGTTCTGGAGGTTCAGAAGAGACGGATATATGACATCACAAATGTTTTAGAGGGTGTGCAACTCATCCGCAAGAAATCCAAAAACAACATCCAGTGGCT TGTCAGTGGAGTGTTTGAGGGCTCATCCTCCAATTTAGAGAAGACCAGCGCTCTCAAGAAAGAGCTTTCTGAGCTGGACAGGCAGGAAAAATCTCTGGACGACCTCATTCTATCCAGCTCAACACGGCTACGTGAACTGACAGAGCACAAGGACAACCAAAGAT TAGGATATGTGACCTATCAGGACATTCGTACCATAAGCAGCTTGAAAGATCAGACTGTGATTGCTGTGAAAGCACCATCTGAAACCAAACTGGAAGTTccagaagcatctgag GGCTCGCTGCAGATTTACTTGAAAAGCAAGAATGGCCCAATTGAGGTGTACTTGTGTCCTGAAGAATGTTTGGAGGATGCTAGTCCCATCAAGAACACCACACCCAGAAAAGATTACCCACAAACCCCCAGCGCCACCACACCCTCTGACTTCCCACCTGCCAAACCCCAGCCAGTCGAAG GTTTGCCTTTAAAGCCTCAGCCTTCGATGACTGGCACCAGCGGCAGCACCTCCCTGCTCGATGTGGAGGGGATTCTGGATCTTCCTCCCAGCCTTCTCCAGATCACTGAAGACCAGCTGCCTGGGATTGCATTCACATCCGATGCTTCTGGGCCCTTTGTTAACTTTTCTCCTCAGCTCAGCCACGACGACTACCTCTGGGGTCTGGAGGATGGAGAAGGAGTTTCTGACTTCTTTGACACATACGATCTGGGAGATCTGCTTAAAACATGA